A stretch of DNA from Rhizobacter sp.:
GAAGCGCTGGTGGAGCGGGTGCTGCCGAACCATGAAGTGCTCGTCCACCTGCGTGCGAGCAAGTCGCCGAAGGCGGGGGCGGTCGTGCGCTTCACGAGCGGCGATGGCACGAGCCACTTCGAGGCCGAGATGCTCGGCCGCGGCGGGCCGGAGGATTCGCTCTTCCACCTGCGCTTTCCCTCCGAGCCCTTCGCGCTGATCGAGCGCCACGGCCATGTGCCGCTGCCGCCCTACATCACGCATGCCGACGACGCCGAAGACGAGCGCCGCTACCAGACGGTGTTTGCCGCCAAGCCCGGCGCGGCGGCGGCGCCCACTGCGGCGCTGCATTTCGACGAAGGTGTGCTCGCCGCCTTGCGCGAGCGGGGCGTGGGCAGCGCGAGCGTCACGCTGCACGTGGGCGCGGGCACCTTCCAGCCGGTGCGTGTCGACAACATCGCCGAGCACAAGATGCACAGCGAGTGGTTCGAGGTGCCGCAGGCGACGGTCGACGCCATCGTCGCAACGCACGCGGCCGGCGGCCGTGTCGTCTCGGTCGGCACCACCACGCTGCGTGCGCTCGAATCGGCCGCGCGCGGCGGCACGCTCGTGGCCGGCAGCCGCGACACCGACATCTTCATCACCCCGGGCTTCACCTTCCGCGTGGTCGACGTGCTCGTCACCAACTTCCACCTGCCCAAGAGCACGCTCTTGATGCTCGTCAGCGCCTTCGCCGGGCACGAGCACGTGATGGCGCTCTACCGCCACGCGGTGGCGCAGCGCTACCGCTTCTTCAGCTACGGCGACGCGATGCTGCTCGCGCGCTGAGCACTGCATCACGCTTGCGTGCGCGGCGTGGTGCCGCTTCGGCCGTTTGGTCGATGGGTGCGGCGAAGGGCTCTCTCCAGAATGAATTGCAGCAGGCGCGCAGGTGCCGCCCGCATTCACGCTGAGGATGAAGCCGAGATGAACACAACAACCCCTGCGGTGCGCCGCCGCGTCGTGGCGCTGATGGCGCTGGTGCCCCTGGTGCTGGCCGGTTGCGGGGGCTCGTCGGGCGGCGGTGGTGGCTCGGGTGGCGCGGGCACACCGCCACCGCCACCTCCGGCACCTGTCTCGCAGATCAAGGCCATCCACACCAGCCCCAACGCGGCCCACGTGGTCGTGGTGAAGACCGACAACACCGTGTGGAGCTGGGGCCTGAACGACATCGGCCAACTCGGCCCGCAGGCCACCGGCTACAGCATCGTCTTCACGCCGATGCAGGTGAGCGCGCTCGGCACCGACTTCGACCGTGTCGCCGTGGGCTACAAGACGAGCTTCGCCTACGGCCCGGGCGTGTACGCCTACGGCTGGGGCGACAACACCTCCGGCGTGCTGGGCGACAACTCCACCACCGCCCGCACCACGCCCACCCAGGTGGCGGTGACGGGCGGCTTCACCTCGCTCGCCTCGGGCAGCTTCACGGTGGCGGTGCGCTCCGATGGCTCGCTGTGGCACTGGGGCTCGCGCATCAACGCCGCCGCGCCGTACTACCGGCCGCAGAACGTGGGCAGCGGCTTCAGCAAGGTCGCGATGGGCTACGCCCATGCGCTCGCGCTCGGCCAAGACGGCAGCGTGTGGACCTGGGGCTGGCAGAACACGGCCGGCCAGCTCGGCCGCACCGTGCAGAGCACCCCCTCCGGCAGCGACGCGCAGACACCGGTGCAGGTGATGACCGGCGTGGCGCAGATCGCCGCCGGCTTCCAGTCGAGCTACGCCCTCAAGACCGACGGCACGCTGTGGGCCTGGGGCAGCAACGACAAGGGCCAGCTCGGCGACGGCACCACCACTTCGCGCGCGGCGCCGGTGCAGATCCCCGGGCTCTACACCCACATCTCGGCCGGCGACAACCACGTGGCCGCGACCAAGGCCAACGGCACGCTCTGGACCTGGGGCTACAACAACTTCGGCCAGCTGGCCGACGGCACGACCAACGATTCATGGTCGCCCCATCAGGTGAGCAGCGCCGCCTGGACGATGGTGGCCGCGGGGGCGGGCATCACGCTCGTCGCCAACGCAGCGGGCGAGATCTACGGCGTGGGCTACAACTACTGGGGCAGCCTCGGCACCGGCTACCAGCAGTACGCGCCCACCACGACCTTCACCAAATCGGTGTTCTGATCCTTCGACCCGCCCGGCGGCACGCGCCCGATACTGCGTGCCGCCATGCGCCTTTCGCCCTTGCCTGCCGACCTCACTTCCGCCTCCCGCCTGCGCCGCGCGCTGCTGCCCCTCACCTGCCTCGGGCTGCTGCTGCTCTCGCTGTGGTGGGCCGATGCGCTGACGCATGACGTGAAGCGCTGGCCCGGCCAGCGGCTCGACGTGGCCGAGTCGCTCGTGTCGGCGAGCGAGCGCCCGCCGGCCCAGGCGAGCGGCTGGCAGGCCACCCGCCTGCCCGACAACTGGAAAGAGACCCGCCCTGAAGGCCCACCCGCCGTCTGGTACCGCGTGCCCTTCAGCGCGGCGGGCGTCAACGACCCCGCGGTGCTCATCCCGCGCCTGGCCACCAGCGGCCAGGTGTGGCTCAACGGCTCGCGTCTGTGGGACGGCCGCAGCACCCGAGCGCAAGACACCTTCAGCTGGAACGCCCCGCTGCTGCTCGTGCTGCCGAGCGGCCTGCTGCGCGCCGAGGGCAACCTGCTCGAGATCCAGGTGCAGGGCCTGCCGCGCTACCGCGCCGGCCTGTCGCATGTGCAGCTCGCGCCGCAGCAGGCGCTGGTGCCGATCTACACCTGGCGCAACCTGTGGCAGAAGGACGGGGCGCTGATCTCGAGCGTGGTGTCGCTGGTGGGCGGCCTGCTGATGCTGCTGCTGTGGGTGCGCACACGGCGCGACCCGATGTACCTCTGGTTCGCGCTCGCGACCCTTGCCTGGGCGGCGCGCAACAGCAACCTCTACCTCAACGAGCTGCCGGTGCCGATCGACGTCTGGGCCACGCTCGTGCGTGCCGGCCATGCGTGGTTCGCGGCCTTCTTCGGGCTCTTCGTGCTGCGCTTCACCGGCACCGCCTGGCGCGGCTTCAAGGTGGCGCTGGTGGTCTATGCGCTGGCCAACAGCCTGCCCTCGGCCGGCTTCGTGGAGCCCATGCTGCGCTGGCTCGCGCTGCCCGGCTTCGCGCTCTACTTCCCGCTGCTGTGGCTCTTGCTGCGCAAGGGCTGGCGCGACGGCAGCACCGAGTCGGCGCTGATGGCGGCCACCGCGCTCACCTTCCTCGCCCTCTCGGCGCGCGACGGCCTGCTGCTCGGCAGCCGCCTGCCCTACGAGGCCTACTACCTGTCGCACTACAGCGGCGTGCTGCTGCTGGTGTCGGCGGC
This window harbors:
- the queA gene encoding tRNA preQ1(34) S-adenosylmethionine ribosyltransferase-isomerase QueA; this encodes MSSVSSSLRLADFDFELPPELIAQHPAPERSASRLLDGTHTPPVDRIFRELPTLLKAGDLLVFNDTRVIKARLLGAKATGGAVEALVERVLPNHEVLVHLRASKSPKAGAVVRFTSGDGTSHFEAEMLGRGGPEDSLFHLRFPSEPFALIERHGHVPLPPYITHADDAEDERRYQTVFAAKPGAAAAPTAALHFDEGVLAALRERGVGSASVTLHVGAGTFQPVRVDNIAEHKMHSEWFEVPQATVDAIVATHAAGGRVVSVGTTTLRALESAARGGTLVAGSRDTDIFITPGFTFRVVDVLVTNFHLPKSTLLMLVSAFAGHEHVMALYRHAVAQRYRFFSYGDAMLLAR